A stretch of Telopea speciosissima isolate NSW1024214 ecotype Mountain lineage chromosome 11, Tspe_v1, whole genome shotgun sequence DNA encodes these proteins:
- the LOC122645801 gene encoding phosducin-like protein 3, which yields MGDYHFVYKDVEGASTQWDDIQRKLGNLPPKPAPFKPPSFTPPQDEDSKHKDKGWIDEKTEEELEDLEDDANLDDDRFLEEYRKKRLAEMRESARVSRFCSVVPISGSDFVREVSQAPPDVWVVVFLFKEGFPECEQLMHCLEELASRYPATKFVKIISTDCIPNYPDRNLPTLLVYNNGAIKGTYVGLHHFGRGCTPEGVALVLCQSDPVLNDGQSGSDPSRKGIIDGVRKRFIEKVVTEHEDKDEDEYLSD from the exons ATGGGAGACTATCATTTTGTGTATAAGGATGTCGAAGGAGCATCTACACAATGGGATGATATACAAAGAAAACTAGGTAATCTACCTCCCAAGCCTGCTCCTTTCAAACCCCCTTCCTTTACTCCACCGCAAGATGAAGATTCAAAACACAAAGACAAGGGTTGGATTGATGAGAAAACTGAAGAAGAGCTTGAAGATCTTGAAGATGATGCGAATCTTGATGACGACCGGTTCCTTGAAGAATACAG gaagaagaggttgGCAGAGATGAGAGAATCCGCTAGAGTCTCAAGGTTTTGTTCAGTGGTTCCAATATCAGGATCAGATTTTGTTCGGGAGGTTTCACAGGCTCCACCAGATGTTTGGGTGGTTGTGTTTCTGTTTAAGGAAGG ATTTCCAGAATGTGAACAACTTATGCATTGCCTGGAAGAACTGGCTTCAAGATATCCAGCAACAAAGTTTGTTAAGATAATATCTACAGATTGCATTCCGAACTATCCAGACCGTAATCTTCCTACCCTACTGGTGTACAATAATGGTGCTAtcaaaggaacatatgtcggcTTGCATCATTTTGGTCGGGGGTGCACACCTGAAG GTGTTGCACTAGTCCTTTGCCAGTCAGATCCGGTACTTAATGATGGTCAGAGTGGAAGTGACCCATCGAGAAAGGGCATCATTGATGGTGTCCGCAAGAGGTTTATTGAGAAGGTCGTGACAGAGCATGAAGATAAAGATGAGGATGAATATTTGAGCGACTAG
- the LOC122645795 gene encoding pectinesterase-like — MDKLFVLSVLSVTLLVFVSRVANCDTISSCSQTPYPQVCDSFISSNPLLTSKGFRDVALIVTLNQSQLAHTLISAMDLSSFDEQAKAAWTDCAEHYDDTVSQLNRALLANNWEDAQTWLSAAVVNPETCQNGFMELNSASYMSSLPSMLSNFSKLLSNSLAINNQAASASASPSGGGGRRLLSDGFPSWVSAGDRKLLQSSTAASQANIVVAADGSGNYKTISEALTASSKLRSGSSRFVIYVKGGTYNENVQITESNIMSIGDGIGATIVTGSKNVIDGSTTFSSATVAAVGGGFIAEGMTFQNTAGPQKQQAVAFRSSSDQSIYYQCSFEGYQDTLYVYSQRQFYRNCDIYGTVDFIFGDAVVVLQNCNIYVRKPMSGQENTVTAQGRTDPNENTGISIHDCQITAASDLKSVQSSVKTYLGRPWKQYSRTVVMKTYLDGLIDPAGWLQWSGSFALSTLYYGEYMNTGAGSSTSNRVNWKGYHIMSTSDAQGFTVANFLGGGSWISAAGVPYTSGL; from the exons ATGGATAAGCTTTTTGTTCTAAGTGTTTTGAGTGTCACTCTTCTTGTATTCGTTTCTAGGGTTGCCAATTGTGATACCATATCATCTTGTTCCCAAACACCATACCCTCAAGTATGTGATTCATTTATTAGCTCTAATCCTCTATTAACCTCAAAAGGGTTTCGTGATGTAGCCCTAATAGTCACTTTGAACCAATCTCAACTAGCTCATACTCTCATTTCAGCTATGGATTTGAGCTCCTTCGACGAACAGGCAAAGGCGGCATGGACCGATTGCGCAGAGCACTACGACGACACGGTTAGCCAGCTTAATCGTGCTTTATTGGCTAACAATTGGGAAGATGCTCAAACATGGCTTAGTGCAGCAGTTGTCAATCCAGAGACATGCCAAAATGGGTTCATGGAGCTTAACTCAGCTTCATATATGTCTTCCTTACCTTCCATGTTAAGTAACTTCTCAAAGTTGCTTAGTAACTCTCTTGCTATAAACAACCAGGCAGCTTCAGCTTCAGCTTCACCttctggtggtggtggaagaagATTGCTTTCTGATGGGTTCCCTTCATGGGTTTCTGCTGGTGATAGAAAGCTTCTTCAGTCATCAACAGCAGCTTCACAAGCTAATATAGTGGTGGCTGCTGATGGGTCTGGTAATTATAAGACAATCTCAGAAGCTTTGACTGCTTCATCAAAGTTAAGGAGTGGGAGTTCAAGATTTGTTATATATGTGAAAGGGGGTACTTATAATGAGAATGTTCAGATTACAGAGTCAAATATAATGTCAATAGGAGATGGGATTGGTGCCACCATCGTTACTGGCAGTAAGAATGTCATAGATGGTTCCACCACTTTCAGCTCCGCCACTGTTG CTGCCGTCGGCGGTGGCTTCATCGCCGAGGGCATGACCTTCCAAAACACTGCCGGACCTCAGAAACAACAAGCAGTTGCATTCCGTTCAAGCTCAGATCAATCTATATACTATCAATGCAGCTTCGAAGGTTACCAAGACACCTTATATGTCTACTCTCAACGTCAATTCTACCGAAACTGCGACATCTATGGCACCGTAGACTTCATTTTCGGTGATGCCGTGGTTGTGCTCCAGAACTGCAACATCTATGTTAGAAAACCGATGAGTGGCCAGGAGAACACAGTGACAGCTCAAGGCCGGACTGATCCGAACGAGAACACCGGAATATCGATCCACGATTGCCAAATTACGGCCGCTTCGGACTTAAAATCAGTTCAGAGTTCAGTTAAAACTTACTTGGGCAGGCCATGGAAGCAGTACTCAAGGACTGTAGTCATGAAGACTTATCTTGATGGTTTGATTGATCCGGCGGGGTGGCTTCAATGGAGTGGAAGTTTTGCTCTAAGCACTCTTTATTATGGAGAGTACATGAATACTGGTGCGGGTTCAAGCACAAGCAATAGAGTGAACTGGAAGGGTTATCATATCATGAGCACCTCTGATGCCCAGGGGTTCACTGTTGCAAATTTCTTGGGTGGTGGTTCTTGGATTTCAGCTGCCGGAGTTCCATACACTTCAGGCCTATAA
- the LOC122645804 gene encoding pectinesterase-like has protein sequence MDKLFVLGVLSASLLVFVPRVANCDNITSCTHTPYPQVCDSFISPNPLLTSKGFRDVALTITLNHAQQAYSLISAMDLSSFDEPAKAAHADCSGLYDDTVNQLNRVLLSNNWEDTQTWLSAAVTNQETCKNGFMELNSISYLSSLPSMLSNFSKLLSNSLAINNQEASASTVSSKPGGGGGGGGRRLLSGGFPSWVSAADRKLLSSPSSSTSQANIVVAADGSGDYKTISEALSASTKQRSGTSRFVIYVKKGTYNENVQVTKSMKNIMLIGDGIDTTIVTGSKNVKDGSTTFNSATFAAVGDGFIAKYMTFQNTAGPQKYQAVAFRSGSDKSVFYQCSFKGYQDTLYVYSQRQFYRNCDIYGTVDFIFGDAVVVFQNCNIYPRKPLSGQENTVTAQGRTDPNQNTGISIHDCQITAASDLKSVQSSVKTYLGRPWKEYSRTVVMKTYLDSLIDPAGWLEWNGNYGLSTLYYGEYKNTGSGSSTSNRVKWKGYHIMSTSDAQKFTVANFLGGGSWISSAGVPYTSGL, from the exons ATGGATAAGCTTTTTGTTCTAGGTGTTTTGAGTGCCTCTCTTCTTGTATTTGTTCCTAGGGTTGCCAATTGTGACAACATAACCTCTTGTACCCACACACCATACCCTCAAGTATGTGATTCATTCATTAGCCCTAATCCTCTACTCACCTCAAAAGGGTTTCGTGATGTAGCCCTAACTATCACTTTGAACCATGCTCAACAAGCTTATAGTCTAATTTCAGCTATGGACTTGAGCTCCTTCGACGAGCCGGCTAAGGCGGCGCATGCCGATTGTTCGGGGCTCTACGATGACACGGTTAACCAGCTTAATCGTGTGTTATTGTCTAACAATTGGGAAGATACTCAAACATGGCTTAGTGCAGCAGTTACCAATCAAGAGACATGCAAAAATGGGTTCATGGAGCTGAACTCAATTTCATATTTGTCTTCCTTACCTTCCATGTTAAGTAACTTCTCAAAGTTGCTTAGTAACTCTCTTGCTATAAACAACCAAGAAGCTTCAGCTTCAACAGTGTCTAGTAAAccaggtggtggtggtggtggtggtggaagaagATTGCTTTCTGGTGGTTTCCCTTCATGGGTTTCTGCTGCTGATAGAAAGCTTCTTAgttcaccatcatcatcaacctcaCAAGCTAATATAGTGGTGGCTGCTGATGGGTCTGGTGATTACAAGACCATCTCTGAAGCTTTGTCTGCTTCAACCAAGCAAAGGAGTGGGACTTCAAGATTtgttatatatgtgaaaaaggGTACTTACAATGAGAATGTTCAGGTTACCAAGTCAATGAAGAATATAATGTTAATAGGAGATGGGATTGATACTACCATTGTTACAGGCAGTAAGAACGTCAAAGATGGTTCCACCACTTTCAACTCGGCCACGTTTG CTGCCGTCGGCGACGGTTTCATTGCCAAGTACATGACCTTCCAAAACACGGCCGGACCTCAGAAGTACCAAGCGGTTGCATTCCGCTCAGGCTCAGATAAGTCAGTGTTCTATCAGTGTAGCTTCAAAGGTTACCAAGACACCTTATACGTCTACTCTCAACGTCAATTCTACCGTAACTGCGACATCTATGGCACCGTAGACTTCATTTTTGGTGATGCAGTGGTTGTGTTCCAGAACTGCAACATCTATCCGAGAAAACCATTGAGTGGCCAGGAGAACACAGTGACAGCTCAAGGCCGAACTGATCCGAACCAGAACACCGGAATATCGATCCATGATTGCCAAATTACGGCTGCTTCGGACTTAAAATCAGTCCAGAGTTCAGTCAAAACTTATTTGGGAAGGCCATGGAAGGAATACTCAAGGACTGTTGTTATGAAGACTTATCTTGATAGCTTGATCGATCCGGCAGGGTGGCTGGAATGGAATGGAAATTATGGTTTAAGTACTCTTTACTATGGAGAGTACAAGAATACGGGTTCGGGATCGAGCACAAGCAATCGAGTGAAGTGGAAGGGGTATCATATCATGAGCACCTCCGATGCCCAGAAGTTCACTGTAGCAAACTTCTTGGGTGGTGGTTCTTGGATTTCTTCTGCCGGAGTCCCATACACTTCCGGCCTATAA
- the LOC122645794 gene encoding pectinesterase-like: MDKLFVLGLLSASLLVFVSRVANCDTISSCTQTPYPEICNSFITSNPLLTLNGFRDVALTVTLNHAQQAHSLISAMDLSSFDEPAKAAHADCAGLYDDTVSQLNRVLLSNNWEDTQTWLSAAVTNQETCKNGFMELNSVSYMSSLPSMLSNFSKLLSNSLAINNQEASASTVSSKPGGGGGGGRRLLSGGFPSWVSAADRKLLSSSTTASQANIVVAADGSGNYKTISEALSASSKLRSGTSRFVIYVKSGTYKENVQITKSMKNIMLIGDGIDATIVTGSKNVQDGSTTFNSATVAAVGDGFIAKAMTFQNTAGPQKSQAVAFRSSSDQSVYYQCSFKGYQDTLYVYSQRQFYRNCDIYGTVDFIFGDAVVVFQNCNIYPRKPLSGQENTVTAQGRTDPNENTGISIHDCQITAASDLKSVQSSVKTYLGRPWKQYSRTVVMKTYLDSLIDPAGWLEWTGNFALSTLYYGEYMNTGPGSSTSNRVNWKGYHIMSTSDAQGFTVANFLGGGSWISAAGVPYTSGL, translated from the exons ATGGATAAGCTTTTTGTCCTAGGTCTTTTGAGTGCCTCTCTTCTTGTGTTTGTTTCTAGGGTTGCCAATTGTGATACCATATCATCTTGTACCCAAACACCATACCCTGAAATATGTAATTCATTCATTACCTCTAATCCTCTACTCACCTTAAATGGGTTTCGTGATGTAGCCCTAACTGTCACTTTGAACCATGCTCAACAAGCCCATAGTCTAATTTCAGCTATGGACTTGAGCTCCTTCGACGAGCCGGCAAAGGCAGCGCATGCCGACTGTGCGGGGCTCTATGACGACACGGTTAGCCAGCTTAATCGTGTGTTATTGTCTAACAATTGGGAAGATACTCAAACATGGCTTAGTGCAGCAGTTACCAATCAAGAAACATGCAAAAATGGGTTCATGGAGCTCAACTCAGTTTCATATATGTCTTCCTTACCTTCCATGTTAAGTAACTTCTCAAAGTTGCTTAGTAACTCTCTTGCTATAAACAACCAAGAAGCTTCAGCTTCAACAGTGTCTAGTAAAccaggtggtggtggtggtggtggaagaagATTGCTTTCTGGTGGTTTCCCTTCATGGGTTTCTGCTGCTGATAGAAAGCTTCTTAGTTCATCAACAACAGCCTCACAAGCTAATATAGTGGTGGCTGCTGATGGGTCTGGTAATTATAAGACCATCTCTGAGGCTTTGTCTGCTTCATCAAAGTTAAGGAGTGGAACTTCAAGATTTGTTATATATGTGAAGAGTGGAACTTACAAGGAGAACGTTCAGATTACCAAGTCAATGAAGAATATAATGCTAATAGGAGATGGGATTGATGCCACCATTGTTACAGGTAGTAAGAATGTCCAAGATGGTTCCACCACTTTCAACTCGGCTACAGTTG CTGCAGTCGGGGACGGTTTCATCGCCAAGGCCATGACCTTCCAAAACACGGCCGGACCACAGAAGTCCCAAGCGGTTGCATTCCGTTCAAGCTCAGATCAGTCAGTGTACTATCAGTGTAGCTTCAAAGGTTACCAAGACACCTTATATGTCTACTCTCAACGTCAATTCTACCGCAACTGCGACATCTATGGCACCGTAGACTTCATTTTTGGTGATGCAGTGGTTGTGTTCCAGAACTGCAACATCTATCCGAGAAAACCATTGAGTGGCCAGGAGAACACAGTGACAGCTCAAGGCCGGACTGATCCGAACGAGAACACCGGAATATCGATCCACGATTGCCAAATTACGGCTGCTTCGGACTTAAAATCAGTCCAGAGTTCAGTTAAAACTTACTTGGGAAGGCCATGGAAGCAATACTCAAGGACTGTTGTGATGAAGACTTATCTTGATAGTTTGATCGATCCGGCAGGGTGGCTGGAATGGACTGGCAATTTTGCTCTAAGCACTCTTTACTATGGAGAATATATGAATACTGGTCCGGGGTCGAGCACAAGCAATCGAGTGAACTGGAAGGGGTATCATATCATGAGCACCTCTGATGCCCAGGGGTTCACTGTTGCAAACTTCTTGGGTGGTGGTTCGTGGATTTCAGCTGCCGGAGTCCCATACACTTCCGGCCTATAA